One segment of Desulfonatronum thioautotrophicum DNA contains the following:
- a CDS encoding NYN domain-containing protein, with protein MHRRVLEKNWFLFRPKEIRDYCQKHLRPDDYLIRIYYYDSIPLQAVGVSPLNGKEIRFAQLESAKHRYQLFYQLKTTPNFCLRLSYMEWNGRDWSIVGSKINPLLKKEITIDDLADSDLRPDSESPQISVKMALDMAQQAYKKAADLFVVITGKSDLVPALEMVRQEGIQVCLDPMHAPISDELSEQADFLTSFLPMPGAKKA; from the coding sequence ATGCACCGTCGCGTACTGGAAAAGAACTGGTTTCTGTTCAGGCCCAAGGAAATCAGAGACTACTGCCAAAAACACCTCAGACCCGACGACTACCTGATCCGTATCTACTACTACGACAGCATACCCCTTCAAGCCGTTGGCGTATCTCCACTGAATGGCAAGGAAATCCGCTTCGCCCAGCTGGAAAGCGCCAAGCACCGCTACCAGCTGTTCTACCAGCTTAAAACCACTCCCAACTTCTGCCTGCGTTTAAGTTACATGGAATGGAACGGCAGAGACTGGTCCATTGTGGGTTCCAAGATCAACCCGCTGCTCAAAAAAGAGATCACCATCGACGACCTGGCTGACTCAGATCTCCGCCCAGACAGCGAAAGCCCGCAGATCAGCGTAAAGATGGCCCTGGATATGGCTCAACAGGCCTACAAGAAAGCCGCCGACCTGTTTGTTGTGATCACCGGCAAATCAGACCTGGTTCCGGCATTGGAGATGGTTCGACAAGAAGGCATCCAAGTCTGCCTCGATCCGATGCACGCGCCAATCTCTGACGAACTCTCCGAACAAGCCGACTTCCTGACCTCGTTTCTGCCTATGCCTGGGGCCAAGAAGGCGTGA
- a CDS encoding Rpn family recombination-promoting nuclease/putative transposase, protein MSEINKKHDTFFRETMSHKEVAADFLANYLPAKVLEHIR, encoded by the coding sequence ATGAGCGAGATCAACAAGAAACACGATACCTTTTTCCGGGAAACCATGAGCCACAAGGAAGTCGCCGCCGACTTTCTGGCCAACTACCTTCCGGCCAAGGTCTTGGAGCATATCCG
- a CDS encoding DUF2442 domain-containing protein, whose protein sequence is MEALLDVIKVNAKSDFTLELEFENGEQRIFDMKPYLRKKPYQCLTSYGLFGCASIDYGTVVWPGNIDIAPETLYDASVPIE, encoded by the coding sequence ATGGAAGCTTTACTCGACGTCATTAAAGTCAATGCCAAAAGTGACTTCACACTTGAACTGGAATTCGAGAATGGAGAACAACGCATTTTCGACATGAAACCGTACTTACGGAAGAAGCCTTATCAGTGTTTAACTTCTTATGGTTTATTTGGCTGTGCTTCTATTGATTACGGGACTGTTGTCTGGCCTGGAAATATCGATATCGCACCCGAAACACTCTATGATGCATCTGTTCCAATAGAGTAA
- a CDS encoding DUF4160 domain-containing protein, whose product MPTISMFYGILVALLYEDNARHNLPHIHVRYQGDKASVAIEDGRILAGQLPGKQMKLVQAWIEIHRDELLANWELAVNGEEPYKIAPLQ is encoded by the coding sequence ATGCCTACGATAAGCATGTTTTACGGAATACTGGTTGCCTTGCTATACGAAGACAATGCACGTCATAATTTACCGCATATCCATGTTCGTTATCAAGGGGATAAAGCTTCAGTAGCGATTGAAGATGGTCGAATATTAGCGGGGCAACTTCCCGGAAAACAGATGAAACTTGTTCAGGCTTGGATAGAAATACACAGAGATGAACTCTTGGCAAATTGGGAGCTTGCGGTCAATGGAGAAGAACCTTACAAAATTGCACCGTTACAGTGA